One Saprospiraceae bacterium DNA window includes the following coding sequences:
- a CDS encoding TonB-dependent receptor yields MKHFLLPAVARPLRHLTRLAGSFILLLSPFYLFSQNTATVNGTLRDAQNGETLIGATVEAIGLGKGNVSNEYGFFSFSLPEGQDSVTLRFSYIGYESAFRRIKPVGTIRLNVSLRPESAVIEEVVIKANALEEKMKSTEMSVTTIGTREAKALPALLGEVDLIKILQLKPGITAGSEGTTGIFVRGGGADQNLIVLDEAIVYNPNHLFGFFSTFNSDAVKDLKAYKGGFPAQYGGRLSSVIDVRMKEGNNQKFSGAGGLGLISSRLTLEGPIQRDKSSFIVSGRRTYADIITRAINKANEDNPDYNQIPDYYFYDLNTKVNFTLSEKDRLYLSGYFGRDVFKFKDASFNFLFDWGNTTGTARWNHVFGPRLFSNTTFTFSDYRYRIRNILQGFSFRLGSNVKDANTKVDFYYQPNNQHTVRFGANVTYHDFIVARLKAGSDDGQVNFESGQNFDGLEYGLYANDEWAVTDRLKLSYGLRVSAWQNNPAFYANLEPRLAANFAVTDRWAVKGSYSRMSQYVHLLASSGLSLPTDIWYPSTRGIKPELSDQIAIGTSYLFNDNLLITWEAWYKWLRNQVDFIDGAELFGNNDLENELTVGRGFAYSPLELEIEKKEGRLTGWIGYTLAWVRRGRFPDINNGNFFPPRFDTRHNLSIVGLWAINKRWQITATWVYTSGYTAWLPSGRFTFQDIPGAPLQPLVPVYGDRNTYRYPAYMRADLGVVWKWWTRRMENDLTLSVYNATDRRNPYFIFIDFESVATPIGDAPTRIFANQVSLFPILPSLTWNFKF; encoded by the coding sequence ATGAAACACTTCCTTTTACCCGCCGTGGCGCGCCCCCTCCGTCATTTGACTCGGCTGGCTGGCTCCTTCATCCTATTATTGTCGCCCTTTTATCTTTTTTCCCAAAACACTGCCACGGTGAACGGCACGCTCCGCGACGCGCAGAACGGCGAGACGCTCATCGGAGCGACGGTGGAGGCCATTGGGCTTGGCAAGGGCAATGTGAGCAACGAGTATGGTTTTTTCTCCTTTTCGTTGCCTGAAGGGCAGGATTCGGTCACGCTGCGATTCAGCTATATCGGCTACGAGTCGGCGTTTCGAAGAATAAAGCCCGTCGGCACCATCCGACTCAACGTGTCGCTACGCCCCGAATCGGCTGTCATCGAGGAGGTGGTCATCAAGGCCAATGCGTTGGAGGAAAAGATGAAGAGCACTGAAATGTCGGTGACGACCATCGGCACCCGCGAGGCCAAGGCGCTGCCGGCGCTGCTCGGCGAGGTGGACCTCATCAAAATACTGCAACTCAAACCCGGCATCACGGCGGGGTCGGAGGGCACGACGGGCATCTTCGTGCGCGGCGGCGGCGCCGACCAGAACCTCATCGTGCTCGATGAGGCCATCGTGTACAACCCCAACCACCTGTTCGGATTTTTCAGCACGTTCAACTCGGACGCGGTGAAGGACTTGAAGGCTTATAAGGGCGGGTTCCCGGCGCAATACGGGGGCCGACTGTCGTCGGTCATTGACGTGCGGATGAAAGAGGGGAACAACCAAAAATTCAGCGGCGCGGGGGGCTTGGGATTGATTTCGAGCCGCCTGACGCTGGAGGGGCCGATTCAGCGAGACAAATCATCGTTCATCGTGAGCGGGCGGCGGACTTACGCGGACATCATCACCCGCGCCATCAACAAGGCCAACGAGGACAACCCGGATTACAACCAAATCCCTGACTACTATTTCTACGATTTGAACACAAAGGTCAATTTCACGCTCTCGGAAAAAGACCGCCTTTATTTGAGCGGCTATTTCGGGCGCGATGTGTTCAAGTTTAAAGACGCGAGCTTCAATTTCCTTTTTGACTGGGGCAACACCACTGGCACGGCGCGTTGGAACCACGTTTTCGGCCCGCGCTTGTTTTCCAACACCACGTTCACCTTCTCTGACTACCGCTACCGCATTCGCAACATCTTGCAGGGGTTTTCATTTCGACTTGGCTCCAATGTGAAGGATGCCAACACGAAAGTTGACTTTTACTACCAACCCAACAACCAGCACACGGTGCGCTTCGGCGCGAACGTCACTTACCACGATTTTATCGTGGCGCGCCTCAAAGCAGGTAGCGACGATGGTCAGGTGAATTTTGAGAGCGGACAGAATTTCGACGGCTTGGAATACGGCCTCTATGCCAACGACGAATGGGCTGTGACCGACCGACTAAAACTTAGCTACGGGTTGCGAGTGTCCGCTTGGCAAAACAACCCTGCGTTCTATGCGAACTTGGAGCCGCGTTTGGCTGCCAATTTCGCCGTGACGGACCGTTGGGCAGTGAAAGGCTCTTACTCTCGCATGAGCCAATACGTCCACCTGCTTGCCAGCAGTGGCCTTTCCTTGCCGACCGACATCTGGTATCCGAGCACGCGGGGCATCAAGCCGGAGCTAAGCGACCAAATAGCCATTGGCACCTCGTACCTATTCAATGACAATTTGCTCATCACTTGGGAGGCATGGTACAAATGGTTGCGCAACCAAGTGGATTTCATTGACGGCGCCGAATTGTTTGGCAACAACGACCTCGAAAACGAGCTCACCGTGGGGCGTGGGTTCGCATACAGCCCACTCGAACTCGAAATCGAGAAAAAAGAGGGGCGGCTCACTGGCTGGATTGGCTACACACTGGCATGGGTGCGTCGCGGCAGATTCCCGGACATCAACAATGGCAACTTTTTCCCGCCGCGCTTCGACACGCGCCACAACCTGAGCATCGTGGGGCTGTGGGCCATCAACAAACGCTGGCAAATCACCGCCACATGGGTCTATACCTCCGGCTACACGGCTTGGCTCCCGTCGGGACGGTTCACTTTCCAAGACATACCCGGCGCACCCTTGCAACCTTTGGTGCCCGTCTATGGCGACCGCAACACTTATCGCTACCCAGCCTATATGCGTGCCGACCTCGGCGTGGTGTGGAAATGGTGGACCCGCCGCATGGAAAACGACCTGACCTTAAGCGTGTACAACGCCACCGACCGCCGCAACCCTTATTTCATTTTTATTGACTTCGAATCGGTGGCAACGCCCATCGGCGACGCGCCCACGCGGATTTTTGCCAATCAAGTGTCGCTGTTCCCGATTTTGCCTTCTCTAACTTGGAACTTCAAATTTTAA
- a CDS encoding insulinase family protein, translated as MKRFLLVALLLLGGLALSPLSLLAQDYPTYDPSSIDIPYKKFTLPNGLRLIVHEDHKAPIVAVNVWYHVGSKNEKPGKSGFAHLFEHLMFNGSENFNTDYFQALEAIGATDLNGTTNEDRTNYFQNVPVGALDQVLWLESDRMGHLLGAIDQAKLDEQRGVVQNEKRQGENQPYAKGWDIIQKEMYPPHHPYGHTVIGEMADLDAASLDDVHEWFKAYYGAANAVIVIAGDITPDAAYEKVLRYFGNIPAGPTVSRPGINYARRTDNTRAEYQDRVPEQQVTMVWNTPEWGNRESVLLDLAAQVLSSGKNSRLFKKLIYEKQIATSAWAFAGPGEIAGNVYLQANVKKGKSVEEVEATISEILDEFLKNGPTEEELKRVKAAYFANYLKGLERIGGFGGKSDILAQHEVYGGSPDYYKKLLRWYHEATTKEVHAAAKKWLSEGRFTLICSPFPEYSVTGTDVDRSKIPEVSKEVNARFPDIQRATLKNGMKVVLTRRTESPTVVASMMFDAGYCSDKFGGKPGLAALAMNMLDEGTKSLTSLQINERLQLLGASINTFSDLDHSYVNLNALKQSLDPSLDLMADVVLNPSFPEADFTRLRDQQLSQIANEKKSPQGMVMRVMPELLYGKDHPYGMPMTGTGQEDAVKSLTLDEVRGFYQRWLKPNNATIVVTGDITMPELVEKLEKRFGVWQKGDAPKKVIPEVKPAASANKIYLIDRPESQQSMIVAGYLTKPYGQMDEAAIEQMNNVLGGDFTSRINMNLREDKHWAYGAGAFVQNTRGQRPYLVFAPVQTDKTKESVQEIIKEVNAFVGDKQMTQAEFDKTKQNTVLGMAGMWETNNAVNASARNLVKYGLADDYWQKYSSKVQALTLKDVQAVAKAIVQPNNLGWFMAADAEKTMPGLQQLGLEVIQIDADGKVVSKKAKP; from the coding sequence ATGAAACGATTCCTTCTTGTAGCCCTACTATTGCTCGGGGGGCTTGCGCTCTCCCCGCTCTCCCTGCTCGCCCAAGACTACCCCACCTACGACCCCAGTTCGATTGATATTCCCTACAAAAAATTCACGCTGCCCAATGGCTTGCGCCTCATCGTGCACGAAGACCACAAAGCACCCATCGTGGCCGTCAACGTGTGGTACCACGTCGGCTCCAAAAATGAAAAACCCGGCAAATCAGGCTTCGCCCACCTCTTCGAGCACCTCATGTTCAACGGTTCCGAAAACTTCAACACCGACTATTTCCAAGCCCTCGAAGCCATCGGTGCCACCGACCTCAACGGCACCACCAACGAAGACCGCACCAACTATTTCCAAAACGTCCCTGTCGGCGCGCTCGACCAAGTGCTCTGGCTCGAAAGCGACCGCATGGGTCATCTGCTCGGCGCCATTGACCAAGCCAAACTCGACGAGCAACGCGGCGTGGTGCAAAACGAAAAGCGCCAAGGCGAAAATCAGCCCTACGCCAAAGGCTGGGACATCATCCAAAAAGAAATGTACCCCCCGCACCACCCCTACGGCCACACCGTCATCGGCGAAATGGCCGACCTCGATGCCGCCAGCCTTGACGATGTGCACGAGTGGTTCAAGGCTTACTACGGCGCTGCCAATGCCGTCATCGTCATCGCAGGCGATATCACGCCCGACGCCGCTTACGAAAAGGTGCTGAGGTACTTCGGCAATATCCCCGCAGGCCCCACCGTGTCGCGCCCCGGCATCAACTATGCGCGCCGCACCGACAACACCCGCGCCGAATACCAAGACCGCGTGCCAGAGCAACAAGTCACGATGGTATGGAACACCCCCGAATGGGGCAACCGCGAATCCGTGTTGCTCGACCTTGCCGCGCAAGTGCTTTCCAGCGGCAAAAACAGCCGTTTGTTCAAAAAATTGATTTACGAAAAACAAATCGCCACCTCCGCGTGGGCATTTGCCGGCCCCGGCGAAATCGCGGGCAACGTCTATCTGCAAGCCAACGTGAAAAAAGGCAAGTCGGTGGAAGAGGTGGAAGCCACCATCAGCGAAATCCTTGACGAGTTTTTGAAAAACGGCCCCACGGAAGAGGAACTCAAGCGCGTGAAAGCCGCCTATTTCGCCAACTACCTTAAAGGGCTGGAGCGCATCGGCGGATTCGGCGGCAAAAGCGACATCCTCGCCCAACACGAGGTGTATGGCGGCAGCCCCGATTATTACAAAAAACTGCTCCGCTGGTATCACGAAGCCACTACCAAAGAAGTGCACGCCGCCGCCAAAAAATGGCTGAGCGAAGGCCGCTTCACCCTGATATGCAGCCCCTTCCCCGAATACAGCGTCACCGGTACCGACGTTGACCGCTCGAAGATACCCGAGGTCAGCAAAGAGGTCAACGCGCGTTTCCCCGACATCCAGCGTGCCACCCTCAAAAACGGCATGAAAGTGGTGCTCACGCGCCGCACCGAAAGCCCCACCGTGGTGGCCAGCATGATGTTCGACGCAGGCTATTGCAGCGACAAATTTGGCGGCAAACCCGGCCTCGCCGCACTCGCCATGAATATGCTCGACGAAGGCACCAAGTCGCTCACCTCCCTGCAAATCAACGAGCGGCTTCAACTCCTTGGCGCAAGCATCAACACGTTTAGCGACCTCGACCATTCCTACGTCAACCTCAACGCGCTCAAACAAAGCCTCGACCCCAGCCTCGACCTCATGGCCGACGTAGTGCTGAACCCCTCCTTCCCGGAGGCCGACTTCACCCGCCTGCGCGACCAACAGTTGAGCCAGATTGCCAACGAGAAAAAAAGCCCGCAAGGCATGGTCATGCGCGTCATGCCCGAACTGCTCTACGGCAAAGACCACCCCTACGGAATGCCCATGACCGGCACCGGCCAAGAAGATGCGGTGAAATCGCTCACGCTCGACGAGGTGCGGGGCTTCTATCAACGCTGGCTCAAACCCAACAACGCCACCATCGTCGTCACGGGCGACATCACCATGCCCGAACTGGTGGAAAAATTGGAAAAACGTTTTGGTGTTTGGCAAAAAGGCGATGCCCCCAAAAAGGTCATCCCGGAAGTGAAACCTGCCGCCAGCGCCAACAAAATCTACTTGATTGACCGCCCCGAAAGCCAGCAGAGCATGATAGTGGCGGGCTACCTCACCAAGCCTTACGGGCAGATGGATGAAGCAGCCATCGAGCAGATGAACAATGTGCTCGGAGGCGACTTCACAAGCCGCATCAACATGAACCTCCGCGAAGACAAGCATTGGGCTTATGGCGCGGGCGCTTTCGTGCAAAACACACGCGGCCAACGCCCATACCTCGTGTTCGCACCCGTTCAGACCGACAAGACCAAAGAAAGTGTGCAGGAAATCATCAAAGAGGTCAATGCCTTTGTCGGCGACAAACAGATGACGCAGGCTGAATTCGACAAGACCAAGCAAAACACCGTGCTCGGCATGGCGGGAATGTGGGAGACCAACAACGCCGTCAATGCCAGCGCCCGCAACTTGGTGAAATACGGCCTTGCCGACGACTACTGGCAAAAATACAGCAGCAAAGTGCAGGCTCTGACCTTGAAAGATGTGCAAGCCGTGGCGAAGGCCATCGTGCAGCCCAACAACCTCGGCTGGTTCATGGCCGCCGACGCAGAAAAAACGATGCCCGGCCTCCAACAACTCGGCCTCGAAGTCATCCAGATTGATGCCGATGGAAAAGTGGTGAGCAAAAAGGCAAAGCCGTAG